Part of the Maridesulfovibrio bastinii DSM 16055 genome is shown below.
TGCTTTAAATTCTATTTATCCTGCTGTGCTGATTTGACTTAATGTCTGAATCCAAAGCAGTTAATTCAAAATATAGCGGAGCGGATTTACCGGAACTCCTCCAAGTCTTACTTCGTAGTGAACATGTGGTCCTGTTGATCTACCGGTGCTTCCGGCATATCCGATCAGCTCTCCACGAGTTACAACCTGTCCTTTTTTTACTCCAAGACGGCTCATGTGACCATATCTGGTAGTAACATTTGCTCCATGTCTTATTTTAATGCAGCGTCCATACCCGCCGTCAATGCCACTGAAAATAACTTTTCCCTTGGCCGGAGCATAAATGGCTGTTCCTATGGGGCATGAGATATCAAGGCCTTTATGGTATTCGCGTCTTCCGGTGAATGGTGAAGTTCTCCATCCAAATGGTGATGAAACCCAGCCTTCAACAGGCCAAATTGACGGAGTTGAATCCAGAACGTCCTGTTTTGAACGCATGGTATAAATTATCTGCTGCTGTCTTACTTCTTCGAGCCTTGCCTCAGTGTTCAGCTGCTCTAAAAATTCATGCATTTTTCTTACAAGCAGTTCCTGCCTGTATAGGGGCAGATAATTTTTAGAGAAATCAGCGTCTGTTGCTCCGCCTTTGGCGGTATCTTTTCCGGCAATACTCTGGTCGAGATTGATCATGACTCTGAGCTTTGAATCAAAATTTCGTACTCTATCAAGATCTTTGGAAATATTTTGCATTTTTTGCGATAGAGCCAGAATTTGGGTTTTCTGGTTCTGAACAGCATTTTCAGATTCAGAGAGCTGTCTTTCGAGTACAGAGTAATTTCTGTAGTAATTCCATAAATAAGCATTGCCTGCGGCAAGTCCTATAAAAAGAAGTGCCAATAAGCAAAAGGTACAGCCGTGAATTCTGAATTTACTGGCGTTTCCGTGAGGATCTCTGAAAACAACTATGTGATATCTTTTGAATAACATATTTTTGCTGGCTGATTTATCCGTGTTTTAAATTTGTAATATACCCAGCGATACTGAATAATTACTGAATTATCTATGTCGTTTTGATGTTTAAGTCAAGCTGCCAACGCTTTAAGGCGTTTATGATATTGTTCATTATTCGCGGATCTTTTTTCCATGAATCATAAACCCAGCTGTTTATGGTATTGCGCTTGGTTGTTCCATTTGAGGGGCAGTCGTTTGCCCATATTGGCAGGCCCCATTGTCTGGCAGCAGTTTTTATAAATTTCTTCTCAAGCATCAGAGCCGGCCTGATCATCTGCAATTT
Proteins encoded:
- a CDS encoding M23 family metallopeptidase, whose product is MLFKRYHIVVFRDPHGNASKFRIHGCTFCLLALLFIGLAAGNAYLWNYYRNYSVLERQLSESENAVQNQKTQILALSQKMQNISKDLDRVRNFDSKLRVMINLDQSIAGKDTAKGGATDADFSKNYLPLYRQELLVRKMHEFLEQLNTEARLEEVRQQQIIYTMRSKQDVLDSTPSIWPVEGWVSSPFGWRTSPFTGRREYHKGLDISCPIGTAIYAPAKGKVIFSGIDGGYGRCIKIRHGANVTTRYGHMSRLGVKKGQVVTRGELIGYAGSTGRSTGPHVHYEVRLGGVPVNPLRYILN